CGTGGGGCGTCCTGGGCGCGACGGCGTTCACCGGGGCGCTGGTCGTGGCCGTGTCGATCGGCTGGCGCAACAACCCGAACTACGAGCGGTCGATCGCCGGCTTCGGCCAGTTCGTCAGCGAGTTCGAGGTGTCCAAGATCCTCGTCAGCATGGACGTCGCCGACGACGGCCCGCCCGACCCCGACGTCTCGTACGAGAGCAAGGAATACGGCGGCTACCTGCTGATGCTCGACACCGTGCCCGAGAAGTCGGGGTACGACTACGGCGCCAACTACCTGCGGGCCTTCTCCACGTACATCCCCCGGATCATCTGGCCGTCCAAGCCGATCTACGGCCGCACGAAGTGGATCGACGCCTGGATCGCGGGCTCCGAGCTGAAGCGCGACGAGGACTTCGCCGGGCCCGCCATCGGCATCCTCGGCGCCACCCACCTCAACGGCGGCGTGATCGGCACGGTGATCGTCATGGCCGCCGTGGCGCTCGCCCTCCGCACCAGCTACGACTACTTCCTGCTCCACGCCCGGACCGTCTGGGGCCAGTTCTTCTGGGCCATCTTCTTCTACAACGCCTGGTTCGTGGTCGTCGGCGACGACCCGGTGGTCTGGTACTACTACAACTGGGGATTCTCGGCCTGCCCCGTCCTCGTCGTCGTCTGGTTCGCCTCCAGGTACTTCGCCGACCGCGAGGCCCCGGCCGCCGCCGCGAGCGAGGGCCCGCCGGCATGGCCGGGCCCGCACGCCGCCCCGATCACCCTCGCCGCGCCGGCCCACGGCCGCCTCGCCGCCCGTCGCTTCACGGAAGGAGCATCGACTTGACCGACCGGCCCGCCGCACGGACGCCGCTGACGTCCTTCGAGAAGATCGACGTCTGCCGCGGCCTCTTCGCCTTCCTGGTGGTCGTCGCGCATGCGCTCGACATCGCCTGGGCCATCCACCCGGCCGCCCCGGCCGCCATGTCGCCGGCGGTGCACGACTTCTGGCTCTACGTCGTCGCCGCGGGCGTCTTCTGGGTGATCGGCTTCTTCGTCGTGAGCGGCTACTGCATCCAGCTCTCCGTCGAGCGCCAGGTCGAGCGGGGCCGCTTCCCTCTGAAGACCTACCTGATCGCCCGGCTCTCGCGGATCCTGCCGCTCTACTACGTGGCCCTGGCGGCGGCCGTGGTCTTCGAGTGGCTCATGGCGTCGTCGCGGCCCAGCACCTGGCCGCACGGGCTCGACCCGGAGGCCCTGTTCGCGCAGCTCTTCGTCGTGCAGAACTTCCAGCAGACGTTCGGCTCGTTCGCGCCCTCGTGGAGCATCACCAACGAGATGTTCTACTACGTCTTCTTCGGCGCGGTCGTCTGCGTCGCCATGAAGCGGGGCGTCCGGCCGGCGAGCCTGGGGATGGCCCTCTGCCTGGCCCTCGCCGTGCTGCTGGAGGCGGCGTACTTCGGCTGGTTCCGGACCGACCCGATCGTCCGCAGCCTGGGGCTGCTGTTCGGCCTGGGGACGATCTGGTTCCAGGGGGCCTTCGTCGCCGTCTATCGCCCG
The DNA window shown above is from Paludisphaera mucosa and carries:
- a CDS encoding acyltransferase family protein, producing MTDRPAARTPLTSFEKIDVCRGLFAFLVVVAHALDIAWAIHPAAPAAMSPAVHDFWLYVVAAGVFWVIGFFVVSGYCIQLSVERQVERGRFPLKTYLIARLSRILPLYYVALAAAVVFEWLMASSRPSTWPHGLDPEALFAQLFVVQNFQQTFGSFAPSWSITNEMFYYVFFGAVVCVAMKRGVRPASLGMALCLALAVLLEAAYFGWFRTDPIVRSLGLLFGLGTIWFQGAFVAVYRPWLRRSAAARRVSAAWPLVLLLAVGLWYSHAVHIQVLYLVLGAAFTMMLARFVALDRSDAPAPDRGRVGAAIRALGLASYPTYLFHGPFIMWLGSLMTRTGWMSGDWRVTWIFLSVAGIGSGLILGFVAERPLMAWRAGMLKRLKAAERPATTTAPILGMPR